From a single Nitrospirota bacterium genomic region:
- a CDS encoding ATP-binding protein, with protein sequence MKKRIILSLLGVFVLFSAGAAAALFYITNTTNTLNRLVELYQVEHLRQNLVIYIQTVQADLYTYQTPLGRHLDATVQNVSTLDAAVNRCNSCHHKAEVALRISELQQAVVEYKRTLSYYITSAADTQYIEQLKQDAAAIGNRLIGTAYGMTVTANQRLNTMTSNALVRINEARVILFATLLLALAFALAVSWYLIRQVTRPVGELVNATRMITAGNLGHTIPYQDKTEFGELAQHFNSMSEALRDGYERMQKQQKEIAESEWKFRTLSEFAYDWEYWIGENKEIIFMSASCERITGYTQEEFMRNDRLLCDIVHPEDRVMCEAHMNSFAGPLHEEMEFRIITKDGQVKWLSHVCGPIYADDRFLGRRVSNRDISDRKRLEEQLAQSQKMESLGLLAGGIAHDFNNLLTAIIGYASMLQQTPAAGDEKTRHYIQHVLGASERAQRLTSSLLAFSRKQIMKPSVVALDGVLQNLSGLLKRILGEDVELILNCPETAPVFADPHQIEQVVMNLATNARDAMPGGGKLVIELSAPGFIGGAVAGMHGVKPGNYVVLSVTDTGKGIRKEDIPYVFEPFFTTKEKDKGTGLGLSMVYGIVQQHGGFVGVYSEEGWGTTFKVYLPVYEGEGGRGSAVAKKTEPEADLRGTETILIAEDEEAVREFFKDVLQGFGYSVLCAADGVEAIRLYDEQKDRIDMVILDVVMPGRNGKEVFDHMRASDPAVKVLFMSGYTQDILTSRGVYEGGLEFISKPFEIGPMMKKVRSILGRAG encoded by the coding sequence ATGAAAAAAAGGATCATTCTGTCGCTCCTCGGCGTGTTCGTTCTCTTCTCCGCAGGCGCGGCGGCGGCGCTGTTCTATATAACGAACACGACCAATACCCTCAACCGCCTGGTCGAGCTCTACCAGGTGGAGCACCTCAGGCAGAACCTGGTGATCTACATCCAGACCGTTCAGGCGGACCTGTATACGTATCAGACCCCTCTGGGGCGGCATCTCGATGCCACGGTTCAGAATGTGTCTACCCTTGACGCAGCGGTGAACAGATGCAACTCCTGCCACCACAAGGCCGAGGTGGCCCTGCGCATCTCCGAGCTGCAGCAGGCGGTAGTCGAGTACAAGCGGACGCTGAGCTACTACATCACGTCGGCAGCCGATACGCAGTACATAGAGCAGCTCAAGCAGGATGCCGCGGCGATCGGCAACCGGCTGATCGGCACGGCGTACGGGATGACGGTCACGGCAAACCAGCGGCTCAATACCATGACGAGCAATGCGCTGGTGCGGATCAATGAGGCGAGGGTCATCCTCTTCGCCACCCTCCTGCTCGCGCTGGCCTTTGCCCTGGCGGTTTCCTGGTATCTCATCAGGCAGGTGACGCGCCCCGTGGGAGAGCTGGTGAACGCGACAAGGATGATCACGGCCGGCAACCTGGGACATACCATACCCTATCAGGACAAGACCGAGTTCGGCGAGCTGGCGCAGCACTTCAACTCCATGAGCGAGGCGCTCCGCGACGGCTATGAACGCATGCAGAAGCAGCAGAAGGAAATCGCCGAGAGCGAGTGGAAATTCAGGACTCTCTCGGAGTTCGCCTACGACTGGGAGTACTGGATCGGCGAGAACAAGGAGATCATCTTCATGTCCGCGTCCTGCGAGCGCATTACCGGCTACACCCAGGAGGAGTTCATGCGGAATGACCGCCTCCTCTGCGATATCGTCCATCCGGAAGACCGGGTAATGTGTGAAGCGCATATGAACAGTTTTGCCGGACCGCTGCACGAAGAAATGGAGTTCCGCATCATAACGAAGGACGGGCAGGTGAAGTGGCTGTCGCATGTCTGCGGCCCGATCTATGCTGACGACCGCTTCCTGGGCAGGCGCGTCAGCAACAGGGACATCTCCGACAGGAAGCGGCTCGAGGAGCAGCTGGCGCAGTCGCAGAAGATGGAGTCGCTCGGCCTCCTCGCCGGGGGCATCGCCCACGACTTCAACAACCTCCTGACGGCGATCATCGGCTATGCCTCCATGCTGCAGCAGACGCCTGCTGCGGGAGATGAGAAGACACGGCACTATATTCAGCATGTGCTCGGCGCCTCGGAGCGGGCGCAGCGGCTCACCTCGAGCCTTCTGGCCTTCAGCCGCAAACAGATCATGAAGCCTTCGGTCGTGGCCCTCGATGGCGTGCTGCAGAACCTCTCCGGCCTGCTGAAGCGAATACTGGGCGAGGATGTCGAGCTCATATTGAACTGCCCGGAGACCGCTCCCGTCTTTGCCGACCCCCACCAGATCGAGCAGGTGGTGATGAATCTCGCCACCAATGCCCGCGATGCCATGCCCGGCGGCGGAAAGCTCGTTATCGAACTTTCCGCCCCGGGGTTCATCGGCGGCGCCGTGGCAGGCATGCACGGGGTAAAGCCCGGGAATTACGTGGTGCTTTCGGTGACCGACACGGGGAAGGGTATCCGGAAGGAAGATATCCCCTATGTCTTTGAGCCTTTCTTCACTACCAAGGAAAAAGACAAGGGGACCGGGCTCGGCCTTTCCATGGTATACGGGATCGTGCAGCAGCACGGCGGCTTTGTCGGCGTGTACAGTGAAGAGGGATGGGGGACGACCTTCAAGGTGTATCTCCCCGTATACGAAGGGGAGGGCGGCAGGGGGAGCGCGGTGGCGAAGAAGACGGAGCCCGAAGCCGATCTCAGGGGCACCGAGACGATCCTGATAGCCGAAGACGAAGAAGCGGTGCGTGAATTTTTTAAAGACGTCCTCCAGGGATTCGGCTATAGCGTCCTATGCGCAGCGGACGGCGTCGAAGCGATCAGGCTTTATGACGAGCAGAAGGATCGCATCGATATGGTCATCCTCGATGTCGTTATGCCGGGCCGGAACGGAAAAGAGGTCTTCGACCATATGAGAGCGAGCGACCCGGCGGTCAAAGTGCTCTTCATGAGCGGCTATACCCAGGACATCCTCACGTCGAGAGGAGTCTACGAGGGGGGACTGGAGTTCATTTCAAAGCCTTTCGAGATCGGGCCGATGATGAAAAAGGTCAGGAGCATACTCGGGCGGGCCGGCTAG
- a CDS encoding phosphate/phosphite/phosphonate ABC transporter substrate-binding protein has protein sequence MITAVILALILSALPGLSHAKTLTIGLIPEQNVFKQVERFTPLGEYLEKKTGIKVKFTMLSRYGNIIDRFTSERMDGAFFGSFTGALAIQKLGVEPLARPANLDGPATYRGYIFVRKDSGIKTVDNMRGRTIVFVERATTAGYVYPIAFLRQHGIADINSYFRRHYFAGSHDAAIYAVLDRKADVGCAKHSIFDMLARSDPRITRDLRIVATSPAVPSNGLCVRKDMDAETKRLLREALLGMNEDPEGRAVLAQFSALRFVPAAREDYKPVFDIAEKAGIDMKNYQYLNK, from the coding sequence ATGATAACAGCTGTAATCCTGGCGCTCATTCTCTCGGCGCTTCCAGGTCTCTCCCATGCAAAAACGCTTACCATCGGTCTTATCCCTGAACAGAATGTCTTCAAGCAAGTCGAGCGGTTCACCCCTCTCGGTGAGTACCTCGAGAAAAAAACAGGAATAAAGGTGAAGTTCACCATGCTGTCCCGGTACGGTAATATTATCGACCGGTTTACCTCCGAACGGATGGACGGTGCTTTCTTCGGGAGCTTTACCGGCGCCCTGGCCATCCAGAAGCTCGGCGTTGAGCCGCTGGCCCGCCCGGCGAACCTCGATGGCCCGGCGACCTACCGCGGCTATATTTTCGTCCGAAAGGACAGCGGCATAAAGACCGTCGACAATATGCGGGGCAGGACCATCGTCTTTGTGGAGAGGGCGACTACCGCTGGCTATGTCTACCCGATCGCCTTTTTGCGGCAGCACGGCATTGCCGATATCAATAGCTACTTCAGGAGGCACTACTTTGCGGGGAGCCATGATGCGGCCATTTACGCGGTGCTCGACCGGAAGGCCGATGTCGGCTGCGCCAAACACTCCATCTTCGACATGCTGGCGCGCAGCGACCCGAGAATAACGAGGGATTTGCGCATAGTGGCCACGTCGCCGGCGGTCCCGTCGAACGGCCTCTGCGTGCGGAAGGATATGGATGCCGAGACCAAGAGGCTGCTCAGGGAGGCGCTCCTCGGCATGAACGAGGATCCCGAGGGCAGGGCCGTGCTTGCCCAGTTCAGCGCCCTGCGGTTTGTTCCCGCTGCACGGGAAGACTATAAACCGGTCTTCGATATTGCGGAGAAGGCGGGTATCGATATGAAGAACTATCAGTACCTCAACAAATGA
- a CDS encoding segregation/condensation protein A, translating to MDATNAYSVKVPVFEGPLDLLLHLIKQNKIDIYDIPISQITGQYLEYLEIMKELNLEIASEFLVMAATLIYIKSRMLLPPDETIAPDDQEDPRAGLVQKLLEYQAFKEASGPLREREEVWTNVFSRPPLDEKELKNEEELYLFDLNIFDLLGALQKIIKKAPPEAIRITKETLTVKDKIALILERMETEQTIRFDELFAEDRTKVQIIVTFLALLELLRLKLVRGYQDRDFGTIWIMQQTDEPSVSPAEAEQAGEAYDAQESVQHEAVARSAGESAEEAVGSVPVAVHAEAPVQDSGWDGETPPEGSYAPDDRDESLPEESPPEDADGQEHAEHDDSSGGVESERPE from the coding sequence ATGGACGCAACGAACGCATATAGTGTAAAGGTCCCTGTATTCGAAGGCCCTCTCGATCTCCTTCTCCATCTCATCAAGCAGAACAAGATCGACATTTACGATATCCCCATCTCCCAGATCACGGGCCAGTACCTCGAATACCTCGAAATAATGAAGGAGCTGAACCTCGAGATCGCCTCCGAGTTCCTCGTGATGGCGGCGACGCTCATCTATATCAAGTCCCGCATGCTGCTGCCGCCGGACGAGACCATCGCCCCTGACGACCAGGAGGACCCGCGGGCCGGGCTCGTGCAGAAGCTCCTCGAGTACCAGGCCTTCAAAGAGGCCTCGGGCCCTCTGCGGGAGCGCGAGGAGGTCTGGACGAATGTCTTTTCCCGCCCCCCCCTGGACGAGAAGGAGCTCAAGAACGAGGAGGAGCTCTATCTCTTCGATCTGAATATCTTCGACCTCCTCGGCGCGCTCCAGAAGATCATCAAGAAGGCCCCTCCCGAGGCGATCAGGATCACGAAGGAGACCCTGACGGTCAAGGACAAGATCGCCCTGATCCTGGAGCGGATGGAGACGGAGCAGACGATCCGTTTCGACGAGCTCTTCGCGGAGGACAGGACCAAGGTCCAGATCATCGTCACCTTCCTCGCCCTGCTCGAGCTTTTGCGGCTCAAGCTGGTGAGAGGATACCAGGACCGGGACTTCGGCACGATCTGGATCATGCAGCAGACCGATGAGCCGTCCGTGTCGCCTGCGGAAGCGGAACAGGCCGGAGAGGCATATGACGCACAGGAGTCTGTCCAGCACGAAGCTGTGGCCCGGAGTGCGGGGGAGTCCGCTGAGGAGGCGGTGGGGTCAGTGCCGGTCGCGGTGCACGCGGAAGCGCCGGTGCAGGACAGCGGTTGGGATGGCGAGACCCCTCCCGAGGGCAGCTATGCTCCTGATGATAGGGATGAGTCCCTCCCGGAAGAATCTCCCCCGGAGGATGCCGATGGCCAGGAGCACGCGGAGCACGACGATAGCAGCGGCGGCGTAGAATCTGAACGTCCTGAGTGA
- the hisG gene encoding ATP phosphoribosyltransferase — MNNTDKVLKLGLPKGSLQESTLKLFRKAGYHISVSSRSYYPVFDDPEIGSMLIRAQEMARYVEDGHLDCGLTGKDWILEQNADVVEVAELRYAKEGFRPVRWVIAVPADSKIKTIKDLQGKRVATELVGYTKRYLRGKGIKAEVDFSWGATEVKPPHLADAIVELTETGTSLRANNLRIVETMVESTTRFIAHKRAWQDKWKRQKMENIALLLRGALAAEEKVGLKMNVPEHSFKKVLSLLSAMHSPTVSSLSDQGWYAIDVVIAEKTVRDLIPKLKSAGASGIVEYPLNKVIP; from the coding sequence ATGAATAACACGGATAAGGTGCTCAAGCTCGGCCTGCCCAAGGGCAGCCTGCAGGAGTCTACCCTGAAGCTCTTCAGGAAAGCGGGATACCATATCAGCGTATCCTCTCGCTCCTACTATCCTGTCTTCGATGACCCTGAAATCGGTTCCATGCTCATCAGGGCCCAGGAGATGGCGCGGTATGTCGAGGACGGGCATCTCGACTGCGGCCTGACCGGCAAGGACTGGATCCTCGAGCAGAACGCCGATGTCGTCGAGGTCGCGGAGCTGCGGTACGCCAAAGAGGGATTCAGACCGGTACGGTGGGTGATCGCCGTGCCCGCTGATTCGAAGATAAAGACGATAAAGGACCTGCAGGGCAAGCGTGTCGCCACCGAGCTGGTCGGCTATACCAAACGGTATCTCAGGGGGAAGGGCATCAAGGCGGAGGTCGATTTCTCCTGGGGCGCGACCGAGGTGAAGCCGCCGCACCTGGCGGATGCGATCGTGGAGCTGACCGAGACCGGGACCTCCCTGCGCGCGAATAACCTCCGCATTGTCGAGACGATGGTCGAGTCCACCACGCGCTTTATCGCGCATAAAAGGGCCTGGCAGGACAAATGGAAGCGGCAGAAGATGGAGAACATCGCGCTGCTCCTGAGGGGAGCGCTCGCTGCAGAGGAGAAGGTGGGGCTCAAGATGAACGTGCCCGAGCATTCTTTCAAGAAAGTGCTGAGCCTCCTCTCCGCCATGCATTCTCCCACGGTCTCCTCGCTCTCGGATCAGGGGTGGTATGCCATCGATGTGGTGATTGCCGAGAAGACCGTCCGGGACCTCATCCCGAAGCTGAAGAGCGCCGGCGCCTCGGGTATCGTCGAATACCCCCTGAACAAGGTGATACCATAA
- a CDS encoding UDP-N-acetylmuramate dehydrogenase, translating into MTGKDLTIKEQYPLGGLTTFGIGGPARYFAVVTSEEEAREALAFARHKGIETFVLGGGSNILISDQGFPGLVILNGIKGFTSRPAAGEDDEVLVTAGAGEDWDGFTRRCIESNLQGIECLSGVPGTVGAAPVQNIGAYGQSADSVVEQVRALEVAAGRAVIFTNQECSFGYRKSLFNSIAAGRYLIVEATFKLKQNGAPSVTYHDLKAALSGLPDPTLQQVREAVLKIREGKGLLALDGYERFKSAGSFFKNPVVSAEHFTGVEEAVRKAGGCANWSWPQRSGEVKVSAACLIQSAGFVRGFRKGNVGISPRHTLAVINYGDATAGEVAAFARQVQEAVLRQFGVVLKPEVQFVGFTPDLL; encoded by the coding sequence GTGACCGGAAAAGACCTCACAATCAAAGAGCAGTATCCCCTCGGCGGGTTGACGACCTTCGGCATCGGCGGTCCGGCGCGGTATTTTGCGGTCGTTACCAGCGAGGAAGAGGCGCGGGAGGCGCTCGCTTTTGCGAGACACAAGGGCATCGAGACCTTTGTCCTCGGCGGCGGCAGCAATATTCTCATCAGCGACCAGGGCTTTCCCGGGCTCGTGATACTGAACGGCATAAAGGGATTTACGAGCAGGCCGGCAGCCGGAGAGGATGATGAGGTGCTGGTTACCGCAGGCGCCGGCGAGGACTGGGATGGGTTCACGCGGCGCTGTATCGAGAGCAATCTGCAGGGCATCGAGTGCCTTTCGGGAGTGCCGGGAACCGTCGGCGCTGCCCCGGTGCAGAACATCGGGGCCTATGGCCAGAGCGCCGACAGCGTCGTCGAACAGGTGCGGGCTCTCGAGGTCGCTGCCGGAAGGGCTGTTATCTTTACCAACCAGGAGTGCTCTTTCGGCTACCGGAAGAGCCTCTTCAATTCTATCGCTGCCGGACGCTACCTGATCGTGGAGGCGACGTTCAAGCTGAAACAGAACGGCGCCCCTTCGGTTACCTACCATGACCTGAAGGCCGCCCTCTCCGGCCTGCCCGACCCTACCCTCCAGCAGGTGCGCGAGGCGGTGTTGAAAATAAGGGAGGGCAAGGGGCTGCTCGCCCTCGACGGCTATGAGCGTTTCAAGAGCGCGGGCTCCTTCTTCAAAAACCCGGTGGTCTCGGCAGAGCATTTCACCGGGGTGGAAGAGGCGGTCCGGAAAGCGGGAGGCTGCGCCAACTGGTCCTGGCCGCAGAGGTCGGGAGAGGTCAAGGTCTCTGCCGCATGCCTGATTCAGAGCGCGGGCTTTGTACGGGGCTTCAGAAAAGGGAACGTCGGCATCTCCCCGCGCCATACTCTTGCGGTAATTAATTACGGCGACGCAACCGCTGGGGAGGTGGCCGCCTTCGCCCGGCAGGTGCAGGAAGCGGTGCTCCGGCAGTTCGGCGTCGTCCTCAAACCGGAGGTCCAGTTCGTGGGCTTCACCCCTGATCTGCTCTGA
- a CDS encoding sulfide/dihydroorotate dehydrogenase-like FAD/NAD-binding protein has translation MYKILEKQVLSDVTKLMVIEAPHVAQKAKAGQFIIVRIDENGERIPLTIADFDRKAGTITIIFQEVGKSTLQLGAMKAGDSVSTFVGPLGHPTEIENFGTVVCMGGGVGIAPIYPIARALKEGGNKVISIIGARTKDLLFWEDKMKAVSDELHICTDDGSHGRKALVTEPLKEVLEDKSRAVAKVWAIGPAVMMKFVSQTTKPFGVPTIVSLNTIMIDGTGMCGGCRVLLEDGAQFVCVDGPEFDGHKVDWGNLLSRLSFYKEEEKAAVDHYKNHICNLDKAVAEGGK, from the coding sequence ATGTATAAAATCCTGGAAAAACAGGTTCTGAGCGATGTCACCAAGCTCATGGTGATCGAGGCCCCTCATGTAGCGCAGAAGGCGAAGGCAGGCCAGTTCATCATCGTCCGCATCGACGAAAACGGCGAGCGGATCCCCCTGACCATCGCGGACTTCGACCGCAAGGCCGGCACCATTACCATCATCTTTCAGGAGGTGGGCAAGTCCACCCTGCAGCTCGGCGCCATGAAGGCCGGCGATTCTGTCTCGACCTTTGTCGGCCCTCTCGGCCATCCCACCGAGATCGAGAACTTCGGGACCGTCGTCTGCATGGGCGGCGGCGTGGGTATCGCCCCGATCTATCCCATTGCCCGGGCACTGAAGGAGGGAGGGAACAAGGTCATCTCGATCATCGGCGCCCGCACCAAAGACCTGCTCTTCTGGGAGGACAAGATGAAGGCGGTTTCCGACGAGCTCCATATCTGCACCGATGACGGCTCCCATGGCCGCAAGGCGCTGGTCACCGAGCCGCTCAAGGAGGTCCTCGAAGATAAAAGCCGTGCCGTGGCAAAGGTCTGGGCCATCGGTCCGGCCGTTATGATGAAATTCGTCTCGCAGACTACCAAGCCCTTCGGCGTGCCGACCATCGTCAGCCTCAACACCATCATGATCGACGGCACCGGCATGTGCGGCGGCTGCCGCGTGCTCCTCGAAGACGGCGCGCAGTTCGTCTGCGTCGACGGTCCCGAGTTCGACGGCCACAAGGTGGACTGGGGCAATCTCCTTTCGCGGCTCTCCTTCTATAAGGAAGAGGAGAAGGCCGCAGTCGACCACTACAAGAATCATATCTGCAATCTCGATAAAGCAGTTGCTGAGGGAGGGAAATAA
- the gltA gene encoding NADPH-dependent glutamate synthase, whose amino-acid sequence MKIPRQPMLHQDEHVRRANFDEVALGYTEETAKKEAERCLQCKKPLCSEGCPVGVLIPQFIKALREGDMPKAVEAMKVKNNLPAICGRVCPQESQCEGKCILGKKGEPVAIGRLERFVGDYELAHRTCPLNAAPPTGKKVAVVGTGPAGLTCAVDVAREGHTVTMFESLHGPGGVLIYGIPEFRLPKSVVHGEIDYAAKCLGIEIRSDHVIGRTITLDELLAEYDAVFLGTGAGLPSFMRIPGINLNGVMSANEFLTRVNLMKGYLFPNYDTPVKAGRKVAVIGAGNVAMDAARCSARIQHLHAQQNGTQPGEVHIVYRRSKEEIPARAEEVHHAMEEGIIFDLLTNPIEIMGDSTGKVVGMRCIRMELGEPDASGRRKPVPIAGSEFEMEVDTVIMALGTNPNPIVFVDAEGLERTKYGTAVADNDTGRTKKQRVWAGGDVVTGAATVISAMGAGKRAAADINKFLKGEAAW is encoded by the coding sequence ATGAAAATTCCGAGGCAGCCCATGTTGCACCAGGACGAACACGTGCGCAGGGCCAACTTCGATGAGGTCGCCCTGGGCTATACCGAAGAGACCGCCAAGAAGGAGGCGGAGCGCTGCCTGCAGTGCAAAAAGCCGCTCTGTTCCGAAGGCTGTCCCGTCGGCGTCCTCATTCCCCAGTTCATAAAGGCGCTTCGCGAAGGCGATATGCCGAAGGCGGTCGAGGCGATGAAGGTAAAGAACAACCTCCCCGCGATCTGCGGCAGGGTCTGCCCCCAGGAGAGCCAGTGCGAAGGGAAGTGCATCCTCGGCAAGAAGGGCGAGCCCGTTGCCATCGGCCGGCTCGAGCGGTTCGTCGGAGACTATGAGCTGGCGCATCGCACCTGCCCGCTGAACGCCGCCCCCCCTACCGGCAAGAAAGTGGCGGTCGTCGGCACCGGCCCTGCCGGACTCACCTGCGCCGTCGATGTGGCGCGGGAGGGACATACCGTGACCATGTTCGAATCGCTCCATGGCCCGGGCGGCGTGCTGATCTACGGCATTCCCGAATTCCGGCTGCCGAAGAGCGTTGTCCACGGCGAGATCGACTATGCGGCAAAGTGTCTGGGCATCGAGATCCGGAGCGACCACGTCATCGGCCGCACCATCACCCTCGATGAGCTGCTCGCGGAATACGATGCGGTGTTCCTCGGCACCGGCGCAGGGCTGCCGTCGTTCATGCGTATCCCCGGCATCAACCTGAACGGCGTCATGTCGGCCAACGAGTTCCTCACCCGCGTCAACCTGATGAAAGGCTACCTCTTCCCGAACTACGATACGCCGGTAAAGGCAGGAAGGAAGGTCGCCGTGATCGGCGCAGGAAACGTCGCCATGGACGCCGCCCGCTGCAGCGCCCGCATACAGCACCTGCACGCACAACAGAACGGCACGCAGCCGGGCGAGGTGCATATCGTGTACCGCCGGTCGAAGGAAGAGATCCCCGCCCGTGCAGAGGAAGTGCACCATGCGATGGAAGAAGGCATCATCTTCGACCTCCTCACCAACCCGATCGAGATCATGGGCGACAGCACCGGCAAGGTCGTCGGCATGCGCTGCATCAGGATGGAGCTGGGCGAGCCCGACGCCTCGGGCAGGAGGAAGCCCGTTCCGATCGCCGGATCGGAGTTCGAGATGGAAGTGGATACGGTCATCATGGCGCTCGGCACCAACCCGAACCCGATCGTCTTCGTCGATGCAGAGGGGCTCGAGCGGACAAAGTACGGCACGGCGGTTGCGGATAACGATACGGGGAGGACGAAGAAGCAGCGCGTCTGGGCAGGCGGCGATGTCGTCACCGGCGCCGCCACCGTCATCAGCGCCATGGGCGCCGGCAAACGGGCTGCAGCGGATATC